From the Fusarium oxysporum Fo47 chromosome X, complete sequence genome, the window TGTCTCTAACACTCTCAGCTGGGTAAAGTCTGCGGATACAAGGTCCTGGCATCTTGCTCTCCGTCTAAGCAATCTGTGAGTCCTTTCAACTAAGTGCTCATACCGTAGTGCTGACTTTTGCCTAGGTTGCTGTCCGAAACGGAGCTTCAGCGACCTTTGACAGTCGTGAGACGATTGACGCGCAAGTCGCGGAAATCAAGAAGATTACCAACGGACACTTTGGCAAAATGATGGATGCGAGCACTTATGGTTACAAGGTCATGGTGAAAGCTCTCGAAACCGCTTCTAATGCGAAAGAGAAATGCCTTACGTCGGTTGACTCTTGGTAAGTTCTCTAACCCTATTATCAAGCTTGAAAACGCCGCTCATGTATGGTTAGGTCCCcattctcaacaccatcttctaTCAACGAGTACAGAGCAGACCTTGGCCATCTCTGCCGTCCCAACGAGAGGGATGGAGCACAGATTACATCCAATATCGCCAACTGGATTCCGTTGCTTGAAAAGCATATTGCTGCTGGGACTCTGAAGCCACTCGAGCATCATGTTGCTGACGGGGTCGGATGGGAGAAGGTCATCCAGGGCATTCAAGACATGGAAGGAGGAAAAATTGGGAAGAAAATTGTTGTGAGAACCCAGGAAGAGTGAAGAGGGCTTTGTTATTTTTTCCACGTTGCATTTCGTGATTGCTGATCTGCGCTGTTTGAAACAAATATGGAATGGTTTGTTGCATAAGAAGCCAATCACGAGACCTGGGCGGCGCGTAAAATGCAACACAGCCCAGTGCGGCTGAGACGTCAGGCGCTTCACAAGGCTTTCCTTTCTATTCTATCTCAACAATTTTGCTACCTTTAAACGAAAATATTGGCCACTCTTACTATGTAACATGTCTAGTTTCAAGAGTAGCATTTGCGGCCTCGGCATATCGAAACCACCATGGAAGCAATCGGCGTGGGTGCCAGCACTCTGGCCTTCGTCCTCTTAGCCCTTAAATCGGCCAAGATTGTCAATGAGTCACTCTCGTCAATCAAAGATGCACCAAGTATAGTCTCCGAGTTACTGAAAGACATAGAGTCACTACAGTCCGTTCTCGGGCGCATATCTGGTAGCTTGCTGCGACACGCACCGACAAGCACAATTGAGTCATTAAATGACATTCTGCAGGCGTGCACAACAGAGCTGTCGAGCATAGAATGTCGGCTCGCAAAATTCTCTACAAGCTCTGGCAGTAGTCGTTCGAGTCGCATGTACAAGGGCGTTCTCGCATACGTCAAGAAAGAAGACCTAGAGAATGCGCGAGGCAGGATACGAGACAAGTCAACGCAAATAAACCTATACCTTAGCCTTCTCCAAGCGCAATCACTTTTGCAAGTGTCATCAAGGATAGATACTCACGCAAATGTGACGGCCACTATTCTGGAGCAGATACTTGGAGAGGTATCAAAACTTCATACAAGACTTGATCAGGATGCGGCAGCCGTCGAGGTGGAGGAGCTTCCGGCGACCGCATACGATGAAGATATTATAGACGGCGCGATAGCGGGTCAGCTTGGTGCCATGGCACTTTGCTCTGAACTGGAATCTAGTATATCCCGCCTCTCTACCCTCATAGACCATGACGGCTTGACGTTGGACGCCGATGATGCTGAACAGATCATTGATGACCTACGGAGATTTGTTGCCATTGCCAAGGAGAGGTCGATTGAAAAGTCTAGACTCAGCAGCAACTCCACTAGCTACAGTTCCGTCACAGAGGATGATGCAAAGGCGTTCGGTAGAGACCTGAAGCTGATAGAAGGACTGATTCTTTCCGCTCCTATCATTGCAATCAATCAGTCTGGTAACTATATTCTCTCTTTGTTCCTCTGACCCATAACTGATCCTACATATCAGTCTCTGGTTCTCGAAAACTCCGTTCTCACCTACCGCATGGCACGATCATTAAGCAAAAGCGGCTGAGAGAGGAAATCGATGTTGATCATGGCTATCTCACGATCTCAACCaacaagagaagaaggatatgtACCAGGGGTGTCGACGCGTCTGGAAATGTCAACACCTTTCGCGATGTCGTTGCTAACATCGTGTTCCGCCCCTCGAATTATCCCTGGATGTTTTCGGTGTCGCTTTCCCAAGGGCAACTTTTCGATCGGAGCATCCAGAGTATCCCGCGCATATCTATCTGTCGCATAGTCCCGAATGACTCGCTTGTCTTTACTCTGGTGAAACAGGGCTCCCTCAAGGAGTTCATGACCATGCTACAGGAGGGCAAAGCAAGCCTGCGTGATCATGACGAGCAGGGTATGCCACTTTTACATGTAAGAGTGTTATCTGTGGGTCCCTGAAACTTTTACTGACCCTTCTGAAGTATGCAGCTACGGCGAGCGTGGAGATGTGCAAATTCTTGATCGAGTCTGGAGCAGATGTGGATGAGATGGGAGAGCATACGGGCACTGCTCTGTCGCGTATAGCAGGGCTGGACAGACACGATACAACACTAGTACTACTCGAGAATATGGCTGACCCCACGTTGTCATACCCAGGGTGGGATAACCCATTGTCCACGGCTTGTAACCTAGATCTCGTAAGTATTCGAAAGATAGCAACCATGTGTACTGACACAGTCTAGCCCTCCGCAgagctcttcctcaagcACGGGGGACACTTCACAATGCATGATCTAGAGAGCTTCGACC encodes:
- a CDS encoding chaperonin 10-like protein, producing MATQAGIIIEGANQPHKVVDNIPRPSPEDRQVLVKCLAVGLNPIDALQHHTGMMVNEWPAILGSDGAGVVTEVGPDVARLKAGDYVYSCAPVGQNRFTPFQDAYLAREDLLFKRGNNISLEDSCTIGTCLLTSSLCLLGGAGLELPGDVNKSQEKDEWIVVLGGSGNVGQFAIQLGKVCGYKVLASCSPSKQSVAVRNGASATFDSRETIDAQVAEIKKITNGHFGKMMDASTYGYKVMVKALETASNAKEKCLTSVDSWSPFSTPSSINEYRADLGHLCRPNERDGAQITSNIANWIPLLEKHIAAGTLKPLEHHVADGVGWEKVIQGIQDMEGGKIGKKIVVRTQEE